From Rudanella lutea DSM 19387, a single genomic window includes:
- a CDS encoding S8 family peptidase, translating into MKHFLYLFTWLTTIVAASAQTPSTLKSEARLNGHLRSLSDAYKQNKRLDSSIVNSRLINFDKSSGRVLVNAIAERDTATLSAELRQVDAEIVSSRAQIVSAWVPVANLSALESLTSCRSVRPAYRPRLRTGPVNSQGDSAQRSGVARRQFGVIGQGVKVGVLSDSYAALPQSNTGVTTGELPGIGNPNGYTTAVTNVLDYTTSGASDEGRAMLEIIHDVAPGAQLFFRTAFISNTDFAAGIQQLANLGCKVIIDDIGYFEEPFFQDGVIAQSVDNVKNNNGVTYFSAAGNSGNASYEANYQPSTYRPFSGTINPEVAHNFGTAAAPVYFLPIRLPALGEAVISFQWDDPFFSVTGNRQADAQTDLDIYLLNAIPSSNTATVALSSIVARGSDDNLASGDPVEILSYANPSNTPRTFYIMIVKYAGPNPTRIKYVENYDSTFPAAASAIVGINASTCYGHPNAAGAIATGAAFFLETPAYGINPPLIEDFSSKGGTPIYFTPNGTRLPSPVTRQKPDVTAPDGANTSFFFRDSASDPDTSPNFFGTSAAAPHAGAVAALMLQANPTLTPSAVLTALTASCLDMDDPTTPGFSTGFDFVTGHGLIRADVAVQNAIPASLPCVSLTSGNWNSAATWSCGFIPQLTNPVSIGNGHIVTISGQTARAQKVTFSGTGKLNFLNNGKLGY; encoded by the coding sequence ATGAAGCACTTTCTCTACTTATTCACTTGGTTAACTACGATCGTTGCTGCTTCCGCCCAAACCCCATCGACACTTAAATCGGAAGCCCGGCTCAATGGGCACCTGCGTTCTTTATCTGATGCATACAAACAAAACAAGCGACTCGACTCCTCGATAGTCAACTCCCGACTCATCAACTTCGACAAAAGCTCCGGGCGGGTATTGGTCAATGCCATTGCCGAAAGAGACACAGCGACCCTCAGCGCCGAACTCCGGCAGGTAGATGCCGAAATTGTGAGTAGTCGCGCTCAGATTGTCAGCGCCTGGGTGCCCGTAGCCAACCTATCAGCGCTTGAGAGCCTGACCAGCTGCCGGTCGGTGCGCCCCGCTTACCGCCCGCGTTTGCGCACCGGTCCGGTCAATAGTCAGGGCGACTCCGCGCAGCGTTCGGGCGTGGCCCGACGTCAGTTTGGCGTGATTGGACAAGGGGTAAAAGTGGGGGTTCTATCCGACAGTTATGCGGCTCTGCCGCAGTCAAACACAGGCGTAACTACCGGTGAGCTACCGGGCATTGGCAACCCCAACGGCTATACCACGGCCGTGACCAACGTACTGGATTATACCACATCGGGAGCGTCGGACGAGGGACGGGCCATGCTCGAAATTATCCACGACGTAGCGCCCGGCGCCCAGCTCTTTTTCCGAACCGCGTTTATCTCCAACACCGATTTTGCGGCTGGTATTCAGCAGTTGGCTAATCTGGGGTGCAAAGTCATTATCGACGACATTGGCTATTTCGAAGAACCTTTTTTCCAGGACGGGGTCATTGCCCAGAGTGTCGACAATGTGAAAAACAACAATGGTGTTACGTACTTCTCGGCGGCAGGCAACTCAGGTAATGCCTCGTATGAAGCCAATTATCAGCCCTCTACGTATCGGCCGTTTAGTGGAACTATAAATCCTGAGGTGGCCCATAATTTCGGCACAGCAGCCGCACCGGTATATTTTCTACCCATTCGGTTGCCAGCACTGGGTGAAGCGGTTATCTCGTTTCAATGGGATGATCCATTTTTTTCGGTTACCGGAAACAGACAAGCAGATGCTCAAACCGATCTGGACATTTATCTGCTCAATGCCATTCCCAGTTCGAACACGGCTACTGTAGCGTTAAGCTCAATTGTAGCCCGAGGCTCTGACGACAATCTGGCAAGTGGCGACCCGGTCGAAATTCTGAGCTATGCCAACCCCAGCAATACGCCCCGGACTTTTTACATCATGATTGTAAAGTACGCGGGCCCCAACCCCACCCGAATCAAGTACGTTGAGAATTACGACTCGACCTTTCCGGCCGCAGCCAGCGCGATTGTGGGTATCAATGCAAGTACCTGTTACGGGCACCCCAACGCAGCCGGGGCCATTGCCACGGGGGCTGCTTTCTTTCTGGAAACACCCGCGTACGGCATTAACCCTCCGCTGATTGAAGACTTTTCCTCGAAAGGCGGCACCCCCATTTACTTTACGCCCAACGGCACCCGGCTACCCAGCCCCGTGACGCGGCAGAAGCCCGATGTGACGGCCCCCGACGGCGCTAATACTTCGTTTTTCTTTAGAGATAGCGCGTCTGATCCCGACACCTCACCTAACTTTTTCGGCACTTCGGCCGCGGCTCCACACGCGGGGGCTGTAGCGGCTCTGATGCTCCAGGCCAACCCCACACTGACGCCCTCGGCTGTCCTGACTGCCCTGACTGCTTCCTGCCTCGACATGGACGACCCCACAACCCCCGGTTTCAGCACGGGATTTGACTTTGTGACCGGGCACGGACTGATTCGGGCCGACGTGGCCGTGCAAAACGCCATTCCGGCTTCGTTACCGTGTGTCTCGCTCACTTCGGGCAACTGGAACAGCGCGGCAACCTGGTCGTGCGGGTTTATTCCACAGCTGACCAACCCCGTGAGCATTGGCAACGGGCACATCGTCACGATTAGCGGCCAAACCGCCCGCGCCCAAAAAGTCACTTTCAGCGGCACCGGAAAGCTCAATTTCCTCAACAACGGGAAGTTGGGGTATTAG
- a CDS encoding helix-hairpin-helix domain-containing protein: MDLNGFLQGLFPVQAEGIDYQSVFDNLAQLYATPLDLNTATRDELAATYLLDERQLNSLLTYREQYGDLLSVYELQAVPGFDVPTIRRLMPFVEIGSSALSGRMPAPVDHYLLLRYEQIVEEQKGFSAALPDKNGKYPTRYGGGSAQWFARYRYSRPRAYSLGLTVEKDPGEAFRWQPGSRQWGADYVSFHAQVQNRGRWRNLILGDYQLQIGQGLVLSAGFVLGKSSETVQTVRRPTLGARPYTSLTEYGYFRGATATYALARNLDITLLAARNRRDANTAPSTATTVVEGTIATSLQTSGLHRTPSELADRGSLLETNVGAHLLYHRGQRLQLGATLLRTQFDLPLLRRNLTYNRYEFTGRQNTVLGLHGSYIWHNLNFFGEVAHSRGSLTNSGGVGAVGGMLASFNRRVDVSVVARHYDRNFHSFYANGFSENTRTINETGLYAGLKYTVYRKLVVGGYVDVVRFPWWRYLVDKPSRGFDFLTQATYTPNRQTSFALIFHEEHKEKNKPGSKTTPREVVGTTRRSLALTAEYPLGPRLTLRSRVQGGTFAYTSLSPSRGFALVQDASYAFKRWHLSGRIALFGTDDYDSRQYVYERDVLYAFSFPAYFNRGLRHYVLVQYDVSRHLDLWLRWARTNLTNQDTVGSDLDQINAPHKSELKVQARWRF, translated from the coding sequence GTGGACCTGAATGGTTTTCTACAGGGACTGTTTCCGGTACAGGCCGAAGGTATTGACTACCAATCGGTATTCGATAACCTCGCTCAGCTTTACGCCACCCCACTCGACCTGAATACAGCCACACGCGACGAACTGGCGGCTACGTACCTGCTCGACGAGCGGCAACTTAACAGCCTGCTCACCTACCGCGAACAGTACGGCGATTTGCTATCGGTGTACGAACTTCAGGCTGTACCGGGCTTCGATGTACCGACCATTCGGCGGCTAATGCCGTTCGTTGAAATTGGTTCGTCGGCCCTCTCAGGGCGTATGCCAGCTCCTGTCGACCACTATCTGCTTCTGCGGTATGAGCAAATTGTGGAAGAACAGAAAGGGTTTTCGGCAGCTTTGCCCGACAAAAACGGCAAGTACCCCACGCGTTACGGGGGTGGTTCGGCGCAATGGTTTGCCCGGTACCGATACAGCCGCCCACGGGCTTACAGCCTGGGCCTGACCGTAGAGAAAGATCCCGGCGAAGCGTTTCGGTGGCAACCCGGTAGCCGGCAGTGGGGTGCCGACTACGTTTCATTTCACGCACAGGTGCAAAACCGGGGCCGTTGGCGCAACCTGATTCTCGGTGACTACCAGCTTCAGATTGGACAGGGGCTCGTGCTGTCGGCCGGGTTTGTGCTGGGCAAAAGCTCCGAAACCGTGCAGACTGTCCGGCGGCCCACGCTGGGAGCTCGTCCGTACACCTCACTTACCGAATACGGGTATTTTCGGGGGGCAACGGCTACCTACGCGCTCGCCCGAAATCTGGACATTACGCTACTGGCCGCCCGCAACCGACGCGATGCCAATACCGCCCCGTCGACAGCAACAACCGTAGTGGAAGGAACCATTGCCACGTCGCTTCAAACTTCAGGGCTGCACCGTACGCCTTCCGAGCTGGCCGACCGGGGCAGCCTACTCGAAACCAACGTGGGCGCGCACCTGCTCTATCACCGGGGGCAACGCCTGCAACTGGGAGCCACTTTACTGCGCACCCAATTCGACCTGCCCCTACTCCGGCGCAACTTAACCTACAACCGGTACGAGTTTACGGGTCGGCAAAACACGGTGCTGGGCCTGCACGGCAGCTATATCTGGCACAACCTGAATTTCTTTGGCGAGGTGGCCCACAGCCGTGGTTCGCTCACCAACAGTGGGGGTGTGGGGGCCGTGGGGGGTATGCTGGCCAGTTTCAACCGGCGCGTCGACGTGTCAGTCGTGGCCCGGCACTACGACCGGAACTTCCATAGTTTTTACGCCAACGGGTTCAGCGAAAACACCCGCACTATCAACGAAACAGGTTTGTATGCCGGGCTGAAATACACCGTCTACCGCAAGCTGGTTGTGGGCGGCTATGTAGACGTAGTTCGGTTTCCGTGGTGGCGGTATCTGGTCGACAAGCCTTCGCGTGGTTTTGATTTTCTGACGCAGGCTACGTACACCCCTAACCGACAGACATCGTTCGCGCTCATTTTTCACGAAGAACATAAGGAAAAGAATAAGCCCGGTAGCAAAACCACACCGCGCGAGGTGGTAGGCACTACTCGCCGGAGCCTGGCCCTTACGGCCGAATACCCGCTGGGGCCGCGCCTAACCCTACGCTCTCGCGTGCAGGGGGGTACATTTGCCTACACGAGCCTGAGCCCCTCGCGGGGGTTTGCCTTGGTACAGGACGCAAGCTACGCGTTCAAACGGTGGCACCTGAGCGGACGGATAGCCCTGTTTGGCACCGACGACTACGACAGCCGTCAGTATGTGTACGAACGCGATGTGCTGTACGCCTTCTCGTTTCCAGCCTACTTCAACCGGGGCCTTCGGCACTATGTGCTCGTACAGTACGATGTGAGCCGCCACCTTGACCTCTGGTTACGCTGGGCCCGCACCAACCTCACCAATCAGGATACCGTTGGTTCAGACCTCGATCAGATCAATGCCCCGCATAAATCAGAGCTGAAAGTACAGGCCCGATGGCGGTTTTAA
- a CDS encoding thymidine kinase, with translation MFIEPASRREPPHLRTGWIEVICGSMFSGKTEELIRRLNRARIARQHVVIVKPGIDTRYHEADIVSHNSLSISSIPVQKPADILLHTGDCDVVGIDEAQFFDSTIVDVCEQLANSGKRVIVAGLDMDFAGKPFGCMPQLMAIAEYVTKVHAICVVCGDIAHYSYRLVPSQARVLLGETDSYEARCRRCFHLGPEAVHLVSGTGRQMFNE, from the coding sequence ATGTTTATTGAACCGGCCTCCCGGCGCGAACCCCCTCACCTCCGAACCGGCTGGATCGAGGTGATTTGTGGGTCTATGTTCTCCGGAAAAACCGAGGAACTGATCCGCCGACTTAACCGTGCCCGCATTGCCCGACAGCACGTCGTTATTGTTAAACCCGGTATCGATACCCGTTACCACGAGGCCGATATTGTCTCGCATAACTCGCTCTCTATTTCGTCGATTCCTGTACAGAAACCCGCCGATATCCTCCTGCATACCGGCGACTGCGACGTGGTGGGTATCGACGAAGCGCAGTTTTTCGACAGCACCATTGTCGACGTGTGCGAGCAGCTCGCCAATAGCGGCAAACGGGTTATTGTGGCGGGTCTCGACATGGACTTTGCCGGGAAGCCCTTTGGTTGCATGCCGCAGCTCATGGCTATTGCCGAATACGTGACCAAGGTGCATGCTATCTGCGTGGTTTGTGGCGACATTGCGCATTATTCGTACCGGCTGGTGCCCTCGCAGGCGCGGGTTTTGCTGGGCGAAACTGATAGCTACGAAGCCCGCTGCCGCCGTTGTTTTCATCTGGGCCCCGAGGCTGTTCATCTCGTGAGCGGAACCGGTCGGCAGATGTTTAATGAGTAA
- a CDS encoding two-component regulator propeller domain-containing protein, with product MCLVLTAHCSLLTVHCKAQPGTWQTHFSYRSARSVAVLGPGVFAATRNGLYRFDKSTSEIRLLTRDNGLSDVGVSQLLALPDQQRLMLVYRSGNIDFLAVAPDGTPGEVLNVNTIVASSRIQPAFRGINHINRQGNTAYLSTDFGVVVFDLVRNEIRDTYFSPTTGGTPGPVLMTATLGDSLYALTRPNPFAVATAIRAVRLASTVNLADPANWRLSPAPEAGQMTGLVAEANRLLVSTAGTVGRGGAIFARPVGGQWTSVASSSGLASVFAGTAGASAFVVSPTGTPALTVPGTGTLTSPLLQAPAEVVADGNRVWVADTTNGLLDLRAPNLATRIAPEGPFADTFTDVLAYPNGLVALTGDKELSTGLRANQPPADFYDVPSGRWQINPVVGLGQSFNSAAYLPGEGRLFLGGYGTGLWTQVGSEAPARVNLPAIISPAVSALATDAEGNLWIGTGQGTASLHVRRVDGRFESFGQLRSLPIVQIVPDDYGNLWLRLSYGVMLVFNPKTGQQRYFSSAPGDGNLPGNTVTALTRDRNGFIWVGTERGVTVFDDPAGAFTGNVSANAPIFERRRLLATEAITAMTVDGGNFKWIATASALYRFGPDGTSLDARFTPADSPLPTADINALTVEPVSGRVFVSTSGGLVSYGGLATEPADALTGITIFPNPVRPDYTGLVSIRGLTDNAVVKILDAGGILAYETRAQGGTATWDLSDYRGRPAQTGVYLVVVIGANGQQGIAGKVAVVR from the coding sequence TTGTGCTTAGTACTCACTGCTCACTGCTCACTGCTCACTGTTCACTGTAAAGCTCAGCCCGGCACCTGGCAAACGCATTTCAGTTACCGCTCGGCGCGGTCGGTGGCGGTACTTGGACCCGGCGTGTTTGCGGCTACCCGTAATGGCCTGTATCGGTTCGATAAATCAACGTCCGAAATCCGACTCCTGACCCGCGACAATGGTCTGAGCGATGTGGGCGTGAGCCAACTGCTGGCCCTGCCCGACCAACAACGACTGATGCTCGTGTACCGGTCGGGAAACATTGATTTTCTGGCCGTCGCCCCCGACGGCACACCGGGCGAGGTGCTCAATGTAAACACAATTGTCGCATCCAGCCGCATTCAACCGGCATTTCGGGGGATCAACCACATCAACCGGCAGGGCAATACAGCCTACCTCAGCACTGATTTTGGCGTCGTCGTGTTCGACCTGGTCCGCAACGAAATTCGCGATACGTATTTTAGTCCTACTACGGGCGGTACACCGGGGCCGGTGCTGATGACGGCTACCCTGGGCGATAGTCTGTATGCGCTTACCCGACCTAATCCGTTTGCCGTTGCCACGGCGATTCGGGCAGTGCGGCTGGCTTCCACGGTCAACCTTGCCGACCCAGCCAATTGGCGGCTTTCGCCCGCACCCGAAGCGGGTCAAATGACCGGGCTCGTGGCCGAGGCTAATCGGTTGCTGGTGAGTACGGCTGGCACGGTGGGGCGGGGCGGGGCCATTTTTGCCCGGCCGGTGGGCGGGCAGTGGACGTCGGTAGCCAGCAGCTCTGGTTTGGCGAGTGTGTTTGCAGGCACGGCCGGCGCCAGTGCGTTTGTGGTCAGCCCCACGGGCACTCCCGCACTTACGGTACCCGGTACGGGAACGTTGACGAGCCCCTTGCTGCAAGCCCCGGCCGAGGTTGTAGCCGACGGCAACCGGGTTTGGGTGGCCGACACGACAAATGGACTACTCGACCTGCGTGCCCCCAATCTGGCCACCCGAATTGCGCCCGAAGGCCCTTTTGCCGATACCTTCACCGATGTGCTGGCTTACCCCAACGGTCTGGTGGCTCTCACCGGTGACAAAGAATTGAGTACGGGCCTGCGAGCTAATCAGCCCCCCGCCGATTTTTACGATGTGCCATCCGGCCGCTGGCAAATAAACCCGGTTGTGGGCTTGGGGCAATCGTTTAACTCGGCGGCTTACCTGCCCGGTGAAGGGCGACTTTTTTTGGGTGGATACGGGACCGGTTTATGGACACAGGTCGGTTCCGAGGCCCCCGCGCGGGTCAATTTGCCGGCAATCATCAGCCCTGCCGTTTCGGCCCTGGCTACCGATGCGGAAGGTAACCTCTGGATAGGCACCGGGCAGGGGACGGCTTCGCTGCACGTGCGCCGGGTCGACGGTCGGTTTGAGTCGTTTGGGCAGTTACGGTCGTTGCCCATTGTGCAGATTGTCCCCGACGATTACGGAAACCTCTGGCTCCGCCTGAGCTATGGGGTCATGCTTGTTTTCAACCCTAAAACCGGGCAGCAACGCTATTTTTCCAGCGCACCGGGCGATGGTAATTTGCCCGGCAATACCGTGACGGCCCTGACCCGCGACCGAAATGGGTTTATCTGGGTGGGTACGGAGCGGGGCGTCACCGTGTTCGACGATCCGGCGGGGGCATTTACCGGCAATGTGTCGGCCAACGCGCCTATTTTCGAACGTCGGCGGCTACTGGCTACCGAGGCTATCACGGCCATGACGGTCGACGGGGGTAATTTTAAATGGATTGCTACGGCGTCGGCCCTGTACCGGTTTGGTCCCGACGGTACCTCACTCGACGCCCGGTTTACTCCGGCCGATAGCCCTCTGCCTACGGCGGACATCAACGCGCTGACCGTAGAGCCGGTGAGCGGGCGGGTGTTTGTCTCGACTTCGGGTGGTTTGGTGTCGTACGGCGGTCTGGCTACCGAACCTGCCGACGCCTTGACGGGCATCACCATTTTCCCGAACCCCGTACGGCCCGATTACACCGGTTTGGTGAGTATCCGGGGGCTTACCGATAATGCCGTGGTAAAAATTCTGGATGCGGGCGGGATTCTGGCATACGAGACCCGGGCGCAGGGGGGAACGGCTACGTGGGATCTGTCGGATTATCGCGGACGGCCTGCCCAAACGGGCGTTTATTTGGTTGTGGTCATAGGTGCCAACGGGCAACAGGGCATTGCCGGCAAAGTGGCGGTGGTCCGCTGA